A genomic window from Microbacterium sp. ET2 includes:
- a CDS encoding threonine aldolase family protein: MTTIHDTAVRGFASDNYSGIHPEVLAAIAAANEGHQISYGEDVYTERLQQVFTAHFGEGVEAFPVFNGTGANVVGLQSMLPRWGAVIAASSAHINVDEGGAPERVAGIKLLTVPTEDGKLTPELIDREAWGWGDEHRAQPLVVSITQSTELGTLYTPDEIRAIAHHIHPLGMRLHLDGARIANAAAALDLPVRAFTRDVGVDVVSFGGTKNGAMLGEAIVVLDPAASAGLTYLRKLNMQLASKMRFVSAQLVALLEGDLWLRNARHANAMGQRLRAGVEAGLADGSIAGVEFTQPTQANGVFAILPDGVADQLRQKFRFYDWDAARREVRWMCSFDTTEDDVDAFVVELSRLTGDA; encoded by the coding sequence GTGACGACCATCCACGACACCGCTGTGCGGGGCTTCGCCTCGGACAACTACTCCGGCATCCACCCCGAGGTCCTCGCGGCCATCGCCGCCGCGAACGAGGGGCATCAGATCTCCTACGGCGAGGACGTCTACACCGAGCGTCTCCAGCAGGTGTTCACCGCCCACTTCGGCGAGGGCGTCGAGGCCTTCCCGGTGTTCAACGGCACCGGAGCCAACGTGGTGGGCCTGCAGTCGATGCTCCCCCGGTGGGGCGCGGTGATCGCGGCGTCCAGCGCGCACATCAACGTCGACGAGGGCGGGGCGCCCGAGCGGGTCGCAGGCATCAAGCTCCTCACCGTTCCCACCGAGGACGGCAAGCTCACACCCGAGCTGATCGACCGCGAAGCGTGGGGGTGGGGCGACGAGCACCGCGCCCAGCCGCTCGTCGTGTCGATCACGCAGTCCACCGAGCTCGGCACCCTCTACACCCCCGACGAGATCCGGGCGATCGCCCACCACATCCACCCCCTCGGGATGCGCCTGCACCTCGACGGCGCGCGCATCGCCAACGCCGCGGCCGCCCTCGATCTGCCGGTGCGGGCGTTCACGCGCGACGTCGGCGTCGACGTGGTGAGCTTCGGAGGTACCAAGAACGGCGCGATGCTCGGCGAGGCGATCGTGGTGCTCGACCCGGCTGCCTCTGCGGGGCTGACCTATCTGCGCAAGCTCAACATGCAGCTTGCGAGCAAGATGCGCTTCGTCTCGGCGCAGCTGGTGGCCCTGCTCGAGGGGGACCTGTGGCTGCGGAACGCCCGTCACGCGAACGCCATGGGCCAGCGCCTGCGCGCCGGGGTCGAAGCGGGCCTGGCCGACGGCTCGATCGCCGGCGTGGAGTTCACACAGCCGACGCAGGCCAACGGCGTGTTCGCGATCCTCCCCGATGGGGTCGCCGATCAGCTGCGACAGAAGTTCCGCTTCTACGACTGGGACGCCGCGCGCCGGGAGGTGCGATGGATGTGCTCCTTCGACACAACCGAGGACGACGTCGACGCGTTCGTCGTGGAGCTGTCGCGGCTGACGGGCGACGCCTGA
- a CDS encoding SDR family NAD(P)-dependent oxidoreductase, which translates to MTDAVTGRVVLLAGGTSTVGRVAAEALAAAGAQVVVAGRDPDKLAALASAVPGASTEAVDLTDESAVVELAQRVHAAHGRVDGILHLVGGWRGGGGLAGQTDHDYRVLETSLTALRHTSRAFFDDLVASPVGRLAMISSTAVARPLAGGANYAAVKAASEAWTRAVAQGLAKAARDAGEPASSAAVIFRVKSLEGLEERVAAEFVALFSGEASSVNHEVFTLDA; encoded by the coding sequence ATGACTGACGCCGTCACCGGCCGGGTCGTGCTGCTCGCCGGCGGCACGAGCACGGTCGGCCGCGTGGCGGCCGAAGCCCTGGCCGCCGCGGGCGCGCAGGTGGTGGTCGCCGGCCGCGATCCCGACAAGCTCGCCGCCCTCGCCTCCGCCGTCCCCGGTGCATCCACCGAGGCGGTCGACCTCACCGATGAGTCGGCGGTTGTCGAGCTCGCACAGAGGGTGCACGCCGCACACGGCCGCGTGGACGGCATCCTCCATCTCGTCGGCGGATGGCGCGGCGGCGGCGGGCTCGCCGGGCAGACCGACCACGACTACCGCGTGCTCGAGACGTCTCTGACGGCACTCCGCCACACCTCGCGCGCATTTTTCGACGACCTCGTGGCCTCCCCCGTGGGGCGCCTGGCGATGATCTCGTCGACCGCCGTCGCGCGTCCGCTCGCCGGGGGTGCGAACTACGCCGCGGTGAAGGCGGCGAGCGAGGCATGGACCCGTGCGGTCGCGCAGGGTCTGGCGAAGGCCGCGAGGGATGCCGGTGAGCCCGCGTCGAGCGCCGCGGTGATCTTCCGCGTGAAGAGCCTCGAGGGTCTGGAAGAGCGCGTCGCCGCCGAATTCGTCGCGCTGTTCTCCGGCGAAGCGTCGTCGGTGAACCACGAGGTCTTCACACTCGACGCCTGA